A genomic window from Verrucomicrobiota bacterium includes:
- a CDS encoding CehA/McbA family metallohydrolase yields the protein MNRTSLIQVIFIFGICIHGLTISMAQELFEIRGRAVDSDSGEILPVRLYMESEAGDFFHADSSSPDGKAIPYSKIRNSGSVEVHTTLSAHPFVAKLPVGEYTVSAERGKEYLTASKQIVVSGDEEPEEITLSLKRWINMAERGWYSGETHVHRTVEELPTLMLAEDLNVAFPLTAWVTDTQATPNLNSKNPDPVPPAKLIEVDSTHVIWPVNTEYEIFTVNGNRHVLGAVFILNHKEALELAAPPVGPIADEARRQGGILELDKHNWPWSMMLVPVMDVGLYELTNNHIWRTQFQFKTWYSENVGEYMKIEMEDGGFTERGWIDFGFKNYYALLNCGFDLKPTAGTASGVHPVPLGFGRVYVKVDGVFSYKKWLDGLLGGRSFVTTGPMLEVEYKREGDIIIASVNYEFDHTPDGSPIELIVNGRPRVSTTPQGHIEHSRKFEFQMNFELEQSSWMAVRVIETKRSRFAHSAPVFFDVPGKPLKPRPEEVAYLIKRVEDEILRHQGVLGERALSEYHQALEYYRGLLD from the coding sequence ATGAATAGAACTTCTCTTATTCAGGTCATTTTCATTTTTGGGATATGCATCCATGGATTGACGATTTCCATGGCGCAGGAGCTTTTCGAAATTCGGGGTAGAGCCGTTGATTCTGATAGTGGTGAGATTCTTCCGGTTCGCTTATATATGGAATCGGAGGCTGGTGATTTTTTTCACGCGGACAGTAGCTCCCCGGATGGGAAGGCGATTCCTTATTCAAAGATCCGTAATAGCGGAAGTGTTGAAGTTCACACCACTTTATCCGCTCACCCGTTTGTGGCAAAACTTCCGGTTGGTGAATACACCGTATCTGCGGAACGAGGGAAAGAGTATCTGACAGCATCCAAGCAAATAGTAGTTTCAGGAGATGAGGAACCTGAAGAAATAACTCTTTCTCTCAAGCGCTGGATCAATATGGCTGAACGAGGTTGGTATAGCGGTGAAACCCATGTTCATCGAACGGTTGAGGAATTGCCCACTCTCATGTTGGCGGAGGATTTGAATGTGGCATTTCCTCTCACGGCCTGGGTAACCGATACTCAGGCTACTCCAAATCTGAATAGCAAGAATCCCGATCCGGTGCCACCGGCGAAGTTAATTGAGGTCGATAGTACTCACGTCATATGGCCAGTGAATACGGAGTATGAGATTTTCACGGTCAATGGGAACCGACATGTTTTAGGCGCCGTATTTATTTTGAATCACAAAGAAGCTTTGGAGTTGGCGGCTCCACCCGTTGGCCCCATTGCGGATGAGGCTCGAAGGCAGGGAGGAATTCTTGAGCTGGATAAACATAATTGGCCGTGGTCTATGATGCTGGTGCCAGTGATGGATGTTGGGTTATACGAATTGACCAACAACCACATCTGGCGAACCCAGTTTCAGTTTAAAACCTGGTATTCCGAGAATGTCGGGGAATATATGAAAATTGAAATGGAGGATGGTGGGTTCACCGAACGCGGCTGGATCGATTTCGGGTTTAAAAATTACTACGCTTTATTGAATTGTGGATTCGATTTGAAACCGACTGCTGGAACGGCGTCTGGAGTACATCCCGTTCCTCTAGGGTTCGGGCGAGTCTATGTGAAAGTTGACGGTGTCTTCAGCTATAAAAAGTGGTTGGATGGTTTGCTGGGCGGAAGAAGTTTTGTTACGACAGGGCCGATGCTGGAAGTGGAATACAAGCGCGAGGGGGATATAATCATCGCATCCGTTAACTATGAATTTGATCATACCCCTGACGGATCTCCAATAGAACTAATTGTTAATGGTCGTCCAAGAGTCTCCACAACTCCCCAAGGACATATTGAGCACAGTCGGAAGTTTGAGTTTCAAATGAATTTCGAACTGGAGCAATCATCCTGGATGGCCGTGCGCGTAATTGAAACGAAGCGTTCAAGGTTTGCTCATTCAGCTCCCGTATTTTTCGATGTGCCAGGTAAGCCGTTAAAGCCCAGGCCTGAAGAAGTCGCCTACCTAATCAAACGGGTTGAGGACGAAATACTCCGCCATCAAGGAGTGCTCGGAGAGCGTGCCCTCTCTGAATACCACCAAGCACTCGAGTATTATCGTGGATTGCTTGACTAA
- a CDS encoding winged helix DNA-binding domain-containing protein has protein sequence MHQISKSQARRLAVSASLGTGQSERGRSATLNAVKHLGYLQIDTISVIERAHHHILSSRQKDYKPAYLNDLFAKDKKVFEHWAHAVAYMPIEDYRFFLPKMDAFKRPPSGKWQKERYASAKPLFNQILKRILKEGPLASKDFEHVKNKDPGVWSSGKPAKAALDYLYLRGDLMVTARRNFQRIYDLKERVLPAGLDIRKPDDEACAAYQIKRALTASGIARETEISRYIQACDRKVLKTVLQDQVERGELIEVTVKGIEGEVYYAFAETLESLKKRRSSSRVIRILSPFDNLAIQRDRMSLLFDFDYTIECYVPGPKRIYGYFVCPILWGDELVARIDMKADRKTKTLIVKNLHYENGLKDKKRFDATLTEALNVFAEFNGCEPSNTDNGFINNE, from the coding sequence ATGCATCAAATTTCAAAGTCACAGGCCCGAAGATTGGCGGTTTCCGCTTCTTTGGGAACCGGTCAGAGTGAGAGAGGCAGGTCTGCCACTCTTAATGCTGTAAAGCATTTGGGCTATTTGCAGATTGATACGATTTCTGTCATTGAAAGAGCCCACCACCATATTCTCTCGTCCCGGCAAAAGGATTATAAACCAGCGTATTTAAATGACCTTTTTGCAAAGGACAAAAAGGTATTCGAGCATTGGGCACATGCCGTGGCTTACATGCCAATAGAGGACTATCGGTTTTTTCTTCCCAAGATGGATGCGTTCAAACGACCACCAAGCGGGAAGTGGCAAAAGGAAAGGTACGCTTCCGCCAAACCGTTGTTTAATCAAATCCTCAAACGTATATTAAAAGAGGGTCCGTTGGCATCGAAAGATTTTGAGCATGTTAAAAACAAAGATCCCGGAGTATGGTCGAGTGGGAAACCTGCGAAGGCAGCACTCGATTATCTTTATTTGAGAGGTGATCTCATGGTGACGGCCCGGCGGAATTTCCAACGGATTTATGACCTGAAGGAACGAGTGCTCCCTGCGGGATTGGATATCAGGAAACCTGACGATGAAGCATGTGCGGCTTATCAAATCAAACGTGCTCTAACCGCATCAGGAATTGCCCGGGAAACTGAAATCAGCCGATACATTCAAGCCTGCGATCGTAAGGTCTTAAAAACCGTTTTGCAGGATCAGGTGGAACGTGGAGAGCTGATCGAAGTCACTGTTAAAGGAATTGAAGGAGAAGTCTATTATGCGTTCGCTGAAACTCTGGAGTCTTTGAAAAAACGAAGATCTTCGAGTCGGGTCATTCGAATCCTGTCGCCATTTGACAATCTTGCCATTCAACGGGACCGCATGAGTCTGTTGTTTGACTTTGATTATACAATTGAGTGTTATGTCCCGGGGCCGAAACGTATATACGGTTACTTTGTTTGTCCGATTCTTTGGGGAGATGAGCTGGTGGCACGGATTGATATGAAGGCTGACCGGAAAACGAAAACGTTGATTGTGAAAAACCTTCATTACGAAAACGGGTTGAAGGATAAAAAACGATTCGATGCCACCTTGACCGAAGCCCTGAATGTTTTTGCTGAATTTAATGGCTGCGAACCGAGCAATACCGATAATGGATTTATCAACAATGAATAG